The nucleotide sequence CGATCCGGGCCGCAGCCGTGCAGAGCCGGTGCACCTCCCGCAGCTCGGACAGCGCGGCCGGGGGCGCGACGACCACCAGGACCCCGTCGGCGAGGGCGACGCCGGCGGGCGGGCGCGCCGCCAGCCCGGTCAGCCTGCCCTCGACCAGCCCGTACACCCCGCCGAACTCGAGCAGCGCCTGTTCCAGGGTGCGCGCCCGCGCCGGGTCGCTGACGTCGGACACCACGCAGGAATACCGGCCTTCGGGACGCAGCCCCGCCTGCCGGAGCTCTTCCGGCGTGGGCGGGTGCCCGGCGAGCAGCAGGGTGCGCAGCAGCTGGGTCCGCGCGTCGCGGACCGTCCGCGACAGCTGGATCTCGGCGGCGTGGTAGCCCTTGACGATGTGCCGCTCCAGCGCGCCGGTGTAGCGCTCGGCGTCGAGGATGGTCTCGAGGATGACGTCGTCGGGCAGGCCCGCCGCCCGCGCGCGTTCGACGGCGAAGCGGGCCGCGAGCGTGCGGCCGGCCTGGACCCCGCGCAGCAGGTCGGTGAGCGGAACGCCTTGCGCGGCCCGGTCGGCGCCCAGCGCCTCGGCGGTGGTGTAGTCCGCGGTGTCGGGGTTCGTCGTGGCGCGCAACGCGGCCGAGAGCAGGAACTGGACGTGCCGCCGGTTCTCGGCTTCCGGCAGCCGCGCGACCGCGGGGGACTGGCTCCGCGCGGCCTTCACCAGCTCGTTCACGACGGTGTCATCGGCGGCCATCGCGTCCAGCACCTGCCGGAGCAGCGGTGAGGCCGGCACGGCACCCCTCCCGTTGTGGCAGGGCCACAACACCGCGTCCGCGATGTTGGGCGAGCGGCCCTACCGGAGCGGCTCCGGTGGCCGGTTATCGTGACAATACCGGACAGTAACCCCGTTCCTTCGCGAAATCCATCGCCTCCAGGTCACCACACCTCTTCAGCGTCGAAAGGTGTCTCCCGTGCGCAATCCCCCGGTCCGCCGGAACCGCTCGTACCTCTCGCGCCTGGCCTGCCTCACCGCGTCGGTCGCCCTGCTGGCGACCGGCGCCGCGGTGCCGGCGACCGGCGCCGCGGCCGCCCTGCGGGAGGTGATGTTCGTCGGCAACAACTGGGAAGGCACGGCGGACGTCATCCAGTCGCGCGGCTCGTTCGCCCGCATCGGGCGGGTGAACATCATCCCCGACAAGGACCAGCGCCTGACGGAGATCTACCTCAACCCGATCAAGCTGGCCTTCTTCCTCGGCATCCGCAACGGGCCCGGCGAAGGGCACGACCAGTTCGTCGACGACATGTACACGACGCCGGACGGCGGTTCGGTGGTGGCGTCGCGGCCGAGTTTCGCCGACGTCGTCTCGATCAACCTGACGACCGGCCGGATCAACTGGCGCTTCCCGGTGTCGGGCTTCCGCTCCGACCACATGGCGGTCTCGCCCGACGGCCGCCGCGTCGCCGTCTCCGCCTCGACGTCGAACACCGTGCACGTGCTGGACATCGTCACCGGCCAGCAGTTGGGCTCGTTCGCCACCGGGGACAAGCCGCACGAGAACGTCTTCACCGACGGCGGCCGGTACCTGTGGAACATGTCGATCGGCAACGTCGACACCGACCTCGACGACCCGGGCTGGGACTTCACCAAGGGGGACCGGCACATCACCGTCGTCGACACCGCGACGTTCCAACAGGT is from Amycolatopsis mediterranei and encodes:
- a CDS encoding YncE family protein, whose protein sequence is MRNPPVRRNRSYLSRLACLTASVALLATGAAVPATGAAAALREVMFVGNNWEGTADVIQSRGSFARIGRVNIIPDKDQRLTEIYLNPIKLAFFLGIRNGPGEGHDQFVDDMYTTPDGGSVVASRPSFADVVSINLTTGRINWRFPVSGFRSDHMAVSPDGRRVAVSASTSNTVHVLDIVTGQQLGSFATGDKPHENVFTDGGRYLWNMSIGNVDTDLDDPGWDFTKGDRHITVVDTATFQQVKVIDMRQRLDAFGRSDLSDAVRPVAFTPDESKLYFQVSFFNGFVEYDVATDKITRIKELPKNPATSDDRKTFVNDSRHHGLSMNPAGTKLCVAGTMDDYATVVDRASLQQGTLVPAVKPYWATVSGDGKACVISEAGADQVTAIDFATGQKLVSVPVGDHPQRVRIGHVPDGWTGPTGS
- a CDS encoding helix-turn-helix domain-containing protein yields the protein MPASPLLRQVLDAMAADDTVVNELVKAARSQSPAVARLPEAENRRHVQFLLSAALRATTNPDTADYTTAEALGADRAAQGVPLTDLLRGVQAGRTLAARFAVERARAAGLPDDVILETILDAERYTGALERHIVKGYHAAEIQLSRTVRDARTQLLRTLLLAGHPPTPEELRQAGLRPEGRYSCVVSDVSDPARARTLEQALLEFGGVYGLVEGRLTGLAARPPAGVALADGVLVVVAPPAALSELREVHRLCTAAARIAGPGHHDLTELAGEIALTAQPLLADLLTAGVLGALDPANAFHRELAATALAYLDHGQRLRPTAEALHLHPNTVRYRLDRLAELTPLALTENSCGRVLDAVRSWWALHHWLGDR